GACGTCATCGGGCTATACGATTCAGGCAACTATCAAATCGGCGATACGATCACGAATGGTGATCCATCACTCCAATATGAAGCACTCCCAACGTTCGCACCGGAACTCTTCTTGAAGGTCTATACGAAAAACGCCTTGAAGTCGAAACAGTTCCAAAAAGGTGTCGAGCAGCTCGCGCAAGAAGGAGCGATCCAAGTCTACAAGACGGAATACAACGAAATCATTCTTGGAGCGATCGGACAACTCCAATTCGAAGTCTTCGAGCACCGGCTCAAAGGTGAGTATGGCGTTGACATCTTGAAGGATGCTGCGAACTTCCAAGTCGCGAAGTGGATCAAGCCGGCAGAAGTCGCTGCTGTCAAACAATTGACGGATTCACGGACGGTACTCGTCTACGACCGCTGGGAAAATGCTGTATTGCTGTTTGCGAACGATTTCGTTTACGAGCGATTCGTTCAGAAAAACGAAGGGACGATCACATTGGTCGATTCACCGCAACAACTCTAATGTTTTTACGGACTACTTTTCGAAGTGGTCCGTTTTTTCGTTCATGAAATCTCGTTTGATGACAATCGAACAAGGGTAAAAATAGAGCGTGTTTGAATTCATATGAAAAAGGACGGTGTCATGTGATGGCGAAACGGTTTGTTGGGATCTATCAGGATCAATCGAGTCTGGAACGAAAAATCGAGGAATTGAAACAACAAGGACATCACGATTCAGATTTTTCTGTCGTGGGTCGGGATGACGCGGCAGACGAAGCATCAGGTGCGAGTTGGATTGATCAAGTTAAATCAACGTTTTCTAAAGAACCACCGCTCCGCGAGACGTTAAAACGTGTCGGACATTCAGATGATGAGGCAGAACGGCATTACGCGGAAGTCGAGCGCGGCGGTCTTGCATTGTTCGTCAAGGATCGAGATCACGACCATGCTCATGACCACGATCACCATCATGACCATGAGCACCATCATCACCATGACCACGACCATCGGCACGATGATAACAAGGTCGAAAATCCGGGGAACAATGCCTACGAGAGCAATCACCGTGAAGACGGTGAGAAGAGCGACCGGGCGAAATGGAAAGCAGACGATCTCGACTAATACCTAGAAGTGAAGGCGCCGATAACGGTGATCTTCACTTTTTTTCTCGCGTCCGGAGTCGCAAAGCGAGATGTCTAAGGAATCGAGGTGCTATACTGAGAGCATCGAAGAGGTGATAAGACATGAAAAAAATAGTGACAGCTTTAGCAGGAATTGGTCTTGCGAGCGCTTGGTTCATCAACCGATACCCGGTGTTCGGGAAACGACCAAGCCGTGCAGAACGGCGAAGTTTCGAACGATCAGACCGTTTTGTCGACGGGAAGTTCAAAAATGAGATGGATTTTCAGTTGAAGATGGAATGGGACTCGATGAAAAGCATTTTAAAGGATTACGGACGAAACATTCCAAATCTGCGTCCTGTCAAAGCGTTACCGACGCTTCCGTATCAGCGACGTCAAGACGATAGTGAAGCACCACGCGTCACATGGTTCGGACATTCGGCATTTTTAATCGAACTCGATGGACAAACGATTTTCTTTGACCCGATGCTCGGGCGCGCACCATCACCGTTCCCAAAACTGGGTGGAGGACGTTTTCAAACGACGCAGACGGTTGATCTCGAACGTTTACCGTTGATTGATGTCGTCGTCTATTCGCATGATCATTATGATCATCTCGATTATCCATCCGTCCTCGCCTTGAAAAATCGAGTCGGTCGCTTCATCGTGCCGCTCGGTGTCGGGAGTCGTCTCCGTGGATGGGGCGTCTCAGCTGAGCGAATCACGGAACTCGACTGGCATGAATCGACACAAGTCGGTGGCATCAAACTGACAGCGGCTCCGTCGCGCCATTATTCAGGGCGAAATGGTCTTGATCAATTTTCAACGCTATGGGCGTCATGGGTCATCGAAGGCTCGCAAAAGGTCTTCTTTAGTGGCGATAGTGGATATGGTCCACACTTCAAAGCAATCGGCGAACAATATGGTCCGTTTGATTTAACGATGATGGAATGTGGGCAGTACGATGTCCGGTGGTCCAATTCGCATATGTTACCGGAACAAACAGTTCAAGCTCATCGAGATGTAAAAGGTCGTGTCCTGATGCCGATTCACTGGTCTGCCTTCATCCTCGCGTTTCATGCCTGGTTCGAACCGGTCGAACGGTTGCTCAAGGAAGCGAAACGTGACGAGATTTCGGTTCTGACACCGATGATCGGGGAAAGTGTGACACCCGAGAGTACTACACGAAAATGGTGGCGGGAAGTGCGTTGAGTAAGATAGCTTTTTGATTTTAATTGAATGAAATGAGAAAAAAGTAGCCTTTTCGAATCACATCGAAAAGGCTACTTTTTTAGGTGAATAAACAGACGAGATGTTCATCCTTGACTCTTACAGGAAAGCGAGGATGATGACATCGTCCGGTCGTACAATACAATTTAGCTCGC
This region of Exiguobacterium acetylicum DSM 20416 genomic DNA includes:
- a CDS encoding MBL fold metallo-hydrolase, which translates into the protein MKKIVTALAGIGLASAWFINRYPVFGKRPSRAERRSFERSDRFVDGKFKNEMDFQLKMEWDSMKSILKDYGRNIPNLRPVKALPTLPYQRRQDDSEAPRVTWFGHSAFLIELDGQTIFFDPMLGRAPSPFPKLGGGRFQTTQTVDLERLPLIDVVVYSHDHYDHLDYPSVLALKNRVGRFIVPLGVGSRLRGWGVSAERITELDWHESTQVGGIKLTAAPSRHYSGRNGLDQFSTLWASWVIEGSQKVFFSGDSGYGPHFKAIGEQYGPFDLTMMECGQYDVRWSNSHMLPEQTVQAHRDVKGRVLMPIHWSAFILAFHAWFEPVERLLKEAKRDEISVLTPMIGESVTPESTTRKWWREVR
- a CDS encoding general stress protein, producing MAKRFVGIYQDQSSLERKIEELKQQGHHDSDFSVVGRDDAADEASGASWIDQVKSTFSKEPPLRETLKRVGHSDDEAERHYAEVERGGLALFVKDRDHDHAHDHDHHHDHEHHHHHDHDHRHDDNKVENPGNNAYESNHREDGEKSDRAKWKADDLD